In one Pseudomonas fitomaticsae genomic region, the following are encoded:
- a CDS encoding M20/M25/M40 family metallo-hydrolase — MTFKFPRSLLAAGLGLTLSFATTGAFAEPHKQVLADAEQYKPEALKLLERLVNIDSGSGYEPGLKQVSDIAIEELKKLGATIELVPNTPEKTNHVLATLKGTGKAKILLMAHMDTVFKEGSAAERPFHIKDGRAYGPGVMDNKGGIVAGIYALKILKNLDFKDYAQITFLLDASEETGSDVATDLIKKTAKLHDVTLNLEPGRPADGLVVWRKGSATALVEVKGKAAHAGVAPELGRNAAMEAAHQILQLGKLGDEAKKTTINFTVLKAGDRTNVIPDQATAKADVRAAVPEEFDRIEKDLARVSQDKLIPDTEVKTSLQRGLPPMPQTAESDRLMAMAQGIYGEIGRKLTEEGSGGAADASLSAGVGTPTLDGFGIVGGNIHTPEEYAEVESVAPRIYLLSRMIMELAKGR; from the coding sequence ATGACGTTCAAATTCCCTCGTTCCCTGCTGGCCGCCGGTCTCGGCCTGACCCTTTCTTTCGCCACCACTGGCGCCTTCGCCGAACCGCACAAACAGGTGCTGGCCGACGCCGAGCAATACAAACCCGAAGCCCTGAAGCTGCTCGAACGCCTGGTCAATATCGACTCCGGTTCCGGCTATGAACCGGGGCTCAAGCAAGTCAGCGACATCGCCATCGAAGAACTGAAAAAGCTCGGCGCCACCATCGAGCTGGTGCCCAACACTCCGGAAAAAACCAACCACGTTCTCGCTACGCTCAAAGGCACCGGCAAGGCGAAAATCCTGCTGATGGCGCACATGGACACGGTGTTCAAGGAAGGCTCCGCCGCCGAGCGACCGTTCCACATCAAGGACGGCCGCGCCTACGGGCCGGGCGTGATGGACAACAAGGGCGGGATCGTCGCCGGCATCTACGCGCTGAAAATTCTGAAGAACCTCGATTTCAAGGACTACGCGCAAATCACCTTCCTGCTTGATGCCAGCGAGGAAACCGGCTCGGACGTCGCCACCGACCTGATCAAGAAAACCGCCAAACTCCACGACGTCACCCTCAATCTCGAGCCTGGCCGTCCGGCCGATGGTCTGGTGGTGTGGCGCAAGGGCAGCGCCACTGCGCTGGTCGAGGTCAAGGGCAAGGCTGCCCACGCCGGTGTCGCGCCGGAACTGGGGCGCAATGCGGCGATGGAAGCGGCGCATCAGATTCTGCAACTGGGCAAACTCGGCGACGAAGCGAAGAAAACCACCATCAACTTCACCGTGCTCAAGGCGGGCGACCGCACCAACGTGATCCCGGATCAGGCCACGGCCAAGGCTGACGTAAGGGCGGCGGTGCCGGAAGAGTTCGACCGGATCGAGAAGGATCTGGCGCGGGTGTCGCAGGACAAGTTGATTCCTGACACCGAAGTGAAGACCTCGCTGCAACGCGGCTTGCCACCGATGCCGCAGACGGCGGAGTCGGATCGTTTGATGGCGATGGCCCAGGGGATTTACGGTGAGATTGGCCGCAAGTTGACCGAAGAAGGTAGCGGCGGGGCGGCGGATGCCAGTTTGTCGGCCGGGGTGGGGACGCCGACGCTGGACGGGTTCGGGATTGTTGGCGGCAATATTCATACGCCGGAGGAATACGCGGAGGTGGAGAGCGTGGCGCCGCGGATTTACCTGTTGTCGCGGATGATTATGGAGTTGGCGAAGGGGCGGTGA
- a CDS encoding flavin-containing monooxygenase: protein MQTYRVLIIGSGFGGQCAAVNLLKAGIDDFRLLERRDFFGGTWCQNTYPGAAVDVPSPLYSLSFAPYRWTQMFAEQAELHRYTDHVVERFGLRDRVELDANVERVEWDDTEKRWAVHTGTKGIFYAQFLINATGPLSQPVVPHFPGQDRFQGKTFHTNNWDHSYDYHGKRVAIVGSGASAAQVIPAIAPKVARLHVFQRTAHWVLPRADRTFGRFQRWLLGLKPAYKLLRWMIYWQFETRVIAFKYSKPAIHMVQGQALKFLKRQVTDPELRKKLTPDFTIGCKRVLLSSTYYPALTRPNVTLHSREQGIASLDETGIVTKEGQHIDVDLIVWSTGYDATDDVISYPVSGKNAVQLRDVWAQYPRAYLGTSLPDFPNLFIVTGPNTGIGHTSALFIIESQMNYILDCIRTLQNKGLRSIEVRPEAERTYTQMIHREMERTVWKTGGCHSWYQSRSGHVIAMFPGFSFSYHRLTRALKPADHILS, encoded by the coding sequence ATGCAGACCTATCGAGTGTTGATCATCGGCAGCGGTTTTGGCGGCCAGTGCGCGGCGGTCAATCTGCTCAAGGCCGGTATCGACGACTTTCGCTTGCTGGAACGCCGGGACTTTTTCGGCGGCACCTGGTGCCAGAACACCTACCCCGGCGCAGCGGTGGATGTGCCGTCGCCGCTGTACTCACTGTCGTTCGCGCCGTACCGCTGGACGCAGATGTTCGCCGAACAGGCCGAACTGCACCGCTACACCGACCATGTGGTCGAACGCTTCGGCCTGCGTGACCGTGTCGAACTGGATGCCAACGTCGAACGTGTCGAATGGGACGACACCGAAAAACGCTGGGCCGTACATACCGGCACCAAAGGCATTTTTTATGCGCAGTTCCTGATCAATGCCACGGGGCCGCTGAGCCAGCCTGTCGTCCCACACTTCCCCGGTCAGGATCGCTTTCAGGGCAAGACCTTTCATACAAACAATTGGGACCACAGCTACGACTATCACGGTAAACGGGTAGCGATTGTCGGCAGCGGCGCCAGTGCGGCTCAGGTGATTCCGGCGATAGCACCGAAAGTCGCCCGATTGCACGTGTTTCAGCGCACTGCGCACTGGGTGCTGCCCCGGGCCGACCGGACGTTCGGGCGATTCCAGCGTTGGCTCCTGGGTCTGAAACCCGCCTACAAACTGCTGCGCTGGATGATTTACTGGCAGTTCGAAACCCGGGTCATCGCCTTCAAGTATTCGAAACCGGCGATTCACATGGTGCAGGGCCAGGCCCTGAAGTTTCTCAAACGCCAGGTGACTGACCCCGAGTTGCGAAAAAAACTGACACCGGACTTCACCATCGGCTGCAAACGGGTGTTGCTCTCCAGCACCTATTACCCGGCGCTGACCCGGCCCAACGTCACGCTGCACAGCCGCGAACAGGGCATCGCCAGCCTCGACGAAACCGGTATCGTCACCAAGGAAGGCCAGCACATCGACGTCGATCTGATCGTCTGGTCGACCGGTTACGACGCCACCGACGACGTGATTTCCTACCCGGTCAGCGGAAAAAACGCCGTGCAACTGCGCGACGTCTGGGCGCAATATCCGCGCGCCTACCTCGGCACCAGCCTGCCGGACTTCCCCAATCTGTTTATCGTCACCGGGCCGAACACCGGCATCGGTCACACCTCGGCGCTGTTCATCATCGAATCGCAGATGAACTACATCCTCGACTGCATCCGCACCTTGCAGAACAAAGGTCTGCGCAGCATCGAAGTTCGCCCCGAAGCAGAACGTACCTACACTCAGATGATTCACCGCGAGATGGAGCGCACGGTCTGGAAAACCGGCGGCTGCCACAGTTGGTATCAAAGCAGGAGCGGTCATGTGATCGCGATGTTCCCCGGCTTCAGTTTCAGCTACCACCGGTTGACCCGGGCGCTGAAACCGGCCGACCACATTCTGTCTTGA
- a CDS encoding diguanylate cyclase yields MGRTGGKGLSLARRLYTSRTLGLVLGLLCVSVAMYPLDPPAWVWALMLFNGLVWPHLAYQWARRARVPYHAEHRNLLIDAFLGGFWVAAMHFNPLPSATTISMMAMNNVAIGGLRFLLAGAAAQLLGVGVGLVVFAPAFVPMTTPAQLYACLPLLMLYPLALGWICFRQAYTLGLHKRELLALSRTDSLTGLLNHGAWKDQLEIEFERCKRQQTGAAIALIDIDHFKAINDTYGHVAGDIVLRQLSKMLKQNLRMADVAGRYGGDEFCVILPDLPLFNAAQAMEALRERFSFLVYEQNPALKVSLSIGLAALDPAHGDATRWLNDADQALYEAKAGGRNRVICCSDDKPRREVFDSV; encoded by the coding sequence ATGGGAAGAACGGGAGGAAAGGGACTTTCACTGGCCAGGAGGCTCTATACATCGCGAACCCTCGGGCTGGTCCTGGGGCTATTGTGCGTGAGCGTCGCGATGTACCCACTCGACCCACCGGCCTGGGTCTGGGCGCTGATGCTGTTCAACGGCCTGGTCTGGCCGCACCTCGCGTATCAATGGGCCCGCCGGGCGAGGGTTCCTTACCACGCCGAACACCGCAACCTGTTGATCGATGCTTTTCTCGGCGGCTTCTGGGTCGCCGCCATGCACTTCAATCCCTTGCCCAGCGCCACGACCATTTCGATGATGGCGATGAACAACGTCGCCATCGGCGGCCTGCGTTTTCTGCTGGCCGGGGCGGCGGCGCAGTTGCTTGGCGTCGGCGTTGGACTGGTGGTGTTTGCCCCCGCGTTCGTCCCGATGACTACGCCAGCGCAACTCTATGCCTGTCTGCCGCTGTTGATGCTGTATCCGCTGGCGCTGGGCTGGATCTGCTTTCGCCAGGCCTACACCCTTGGCCTGCATAAACGTGAACTGTTGGCCCTGAGCCGCACCGACAGCCTGACCGGTCTGCTCAATCACGGCGCTTGGAAGGATCAACTGGAAATCGAATTCGAGCGTTGCAAACGCCAGCAGACAGGCGCTGCGATTGCTCTGATCGACATCGACCACTTCAAGGCGATCAACGACACCTACGGCCACGTGGCCGGCGATATCGTCCTGCGTCAGCTGAGCAAGATGCTCAAGCAGAACCTGCGCATGGCCGATGTGGCGGGGCGCTACGGCGGCGACGAGTTTTGCGTGATCCTGCCGGACTTGCCGCTGTTCAACGCGGCGCAGGCGATGGAAGCGTTGCGTGAGCGTTTTTCCTTTTTGGTGTACGAACAGAACCCGGCTCTGAAAGTCAGCCTGAGTATTGGTCTGGCGGCGCTCGATCCGGCTCACGGCGACGCGACACGTTGGCTGAATGATGCCGATCAGGCGCTTTACGAAGCCAAGGCCGGCGGGCGGAATCGGGTGATCTGTTGCAGCGACGACAAGCCGCGGCGCGAGGTATTTGATTCGGTTTGA